The following coding sequences are from one Camarhynchus parvulus chromosome 1, STF_HiC, whole genome shotgun sequence window:
- the PRRG1 gene encoding transmembrane gamma-carboxyglutamic acid protein 1: protein MDSVFLTEDKANSVLKRYPRANTFLEEIKQGDIEHECREEICSYEEAREAFENEEKTKEFWKVYKNGLQGESNTGHSWYSFYLAFPLIIGLFVILIVVFVIWRCLFKKKMRRQSVYAAHRGAPGALGDGADGRGPRPPPLSIVHSPQEEMFEVTGLSPGGLSYSDARSDSISTRLSNCDPPPSYEEATGEISVRRIETEQHLDPPPQYEDIVNSSSAGAIALTPIVTSTK from the exons TGTTCTTAACAGAGGACAAAGCCAACTCTGTGTTGAAAAGATACCCAAGAGCCAACACgtttctggaagaaataaagcaaGGTGACATAGAACATGAATGCAGAGAAGAAATCTGTAGCTATGAGGAAGCAAGAGAAGCatttgaaaatgaggaaaaaacg AAAGAGTTCTGGAAAGTCTACAAAAACGGACTCCAGGGAGAAAGTAACACAGGACATAGCTGGTATTCATTTTACCTTGCATTTCCATTAATCATTGGCCTTTTTGTTATCCTCATTGTGGTTTTTGTCATCTGGAGATGCctgttcaaaaagaaaatgcGCAGGCAGTCGGTGTATGCCGCGCACAGGGGAGCGCCCGGAGCGCTGGGCGATGGCGCCGATGGCCGAgggccccgcccgccgcctcTCAGCATTGTTCATTCCCCGCAGGAGGAAATGTTCGAAGTCACTGGGCTCTCTCCAGGAGGTCTGAGCTATTCGGATGCACGGTCAGACTCAATATCCACAAGGCTCTCAAACTGTGATCCTCCTCCTTCCTATGAGGAAGCCACCGGGGAAATCAGTGTGAGAAGAATTGAAACTGAGCAGCATTTAGATCCACCCCCACAGTACGAAGACATTGTGAACTCCAGTTCAGCCGGTGCCATTGCACTGACCCCCATTGTCACCAGTACTAAGTAA